A genomic window from Photobacterium gaetbulicola Gung47 includes:
- a CDS encoding multidrug efflux pump VmrA (COG0534), producing MQEKFTQSLPQQDTTIDNKSISKTFWRYAIPSVAAMLVNGLYQVIDGIFVGHFIGFEGLAGINMAWPIIGLIAGLGLLVGMGTGSLISIYKGEDNHTKAQQALATGLGLIAIAGLLVMAALALIAPSLLIAQGATGAPLAMGRAYIDVFTWGAVFTIAAGALPMLIRNDDSPNFSTALMMAGAIVNIILDYIFIAQLDMGLRGAAIATIIAQISITIVAVGYFFTGYSKLRLSLGTFKFNAGIAANAVSLGTSSLFMYVYFSFIIAVHNKLFMHYGSAVHVGAFAIVGYLMTMYYLLAEGIASGMQPPVSYYYGAGHGRKIRATLLLASKVVMLTGITSVLFLNLFPNALVSLFSNGDPALATETVNGLRLHLFAMFLDGLIALASVYFMSVNQGAKALGISAGNMLVQLPFLYLLPQWLGVDGVWLSVPLSNILLAAIVIPLVWKDIQKKQHSDITVGAVTA from the coding sequence ATGCAAGAGAAATTTACACAAAGTCTCCCCCAGCAAGACACCACAATCGATAATAAAAGTATCAGCAAAACCTTTTGGCGATATGCGATCCCCTCCGTTGCCGCCATGCTGGTTAACGGCCTCTATCAAGTCATTGATGGTATTTTCGTTGGCCACTTCATAGGCTTTGAAGGATTAGCCGGGATCAATATGGCCTGGCCTATCATCGGGCTTATTGCGGGCCTTGGCCTGCTTGTCGGCATGGGGACTGGCAGCCTGATTTCGATATACAAAGGTGAAGACAACCACACAAAAGCACAACAGGCGCTTGCTACTGGCCTTGGCTTAATCGCCATTGCGGGCCTGTTGGTGATGGCTGCACTGGCGCTGATTGCGCCGTCGCTCTTAATCGCTCAAGGTGCAACTGGCGCACCGCTGGCAATGGGCCGGGCTTATATTGATGTCTTCACCTGGGGAGCCGTATTCACCATTGCGGCAGGTGCCTTGCCAATGCTCATTCGCAACGACGACAGCCCTAACTTTTCAACCGCCCTGATGATGGCTGGTGCCATTGTGAATATTATCCTCGATTATATCTTCATTGCGCAGCTGGACATGGGGCTAAGAGGAGCAGCTATTGCGACTATCATTGCCCAAATATCAATTACTATCGTGGCAGTAGGCTACTTTTTCACTGGCTATTCCAAATTGAGGCTCAGCCTCGGCACCTTCAAGTTTAACGCAGGGATTGCTGCCAATGCAGTTAGCCTTGGAACATCAAGCTTATTCATGTACGTCTACTTTAGTTTCATTATCGCCGTGCATAATAAGTTATTTATGCACTACGGCAGTGCCGTGCATGTCGGGGCATTCGCCATTGTCGGCTACTTGATGACGATGTACTACCTACTTGCCGAAGGGATCGCCAGTGGTATGCAGCCCCCAGTGAGTTATTACTACGGTGCCGGACACGGCAGAAAGATCCGAGCGACACTGCTCCTTGCGAGCAAAGTGGTAATGCTAACGGGTATCACTTCGGTGCTATTCCTGAATCTATTTCCGAACGCCCTAGTAAGCTTATTTAGCAACGGGGATCCGGCTCTCGCAACCGAAACAGTCAATGGCCTGCGCCTGCACCTGTTCGCAATGTTCCTCGATGGCTTGATCGCGCTGGCTTCTGTGTATTTTATGTCAGTTAACCAAGGGGCAAAGGCCCTCGGGATTTCGGCGGGCAACATGCTGGTACAACTGCCTTTCTTGTACCTATTGCCCCAGTGGCTAGGTGTAGATGGGGTATGGCTGTCGGTGCCGCTGTCTAACATCCTGCTGGCCGCTATTGTTATACCGCTGGTTTGGAAAGATATTCAGAAAAAGCAACATAGTGATATTACAGTAGGCGCTGTCACTGCCTAA
- a CDS encoding transcriptional regulator (COG0583): MNKVNWTIDQLEAFVCAVQQGSFSAAARHLGKAQSRVSTAINNLEVDLGFELFDRSARLPVLTAAGEEMYIEARAVLAQCERMSARAMTVSSGQEATFTIAIDEAVPITAFESLFTSISVTHPFLKLTVINGSQQDIAQWVATEKADLGVLFHQDTLPESLEFTSIGQFKHALIVSRDHPLAGIPVPKVTDLIQYRQLVIRDRMGVGKATPISSNYWHIDSYYLISSMVIRGIGWALVPEHVAQEEWYVDELVELSTEEIPEPLMVEMGVVKRRDKGVGRVMDWLYSEMAQIF, encoded by the coding sequence ATGAACAAGGTGAATTGGACGATAGATCAGCTGGAAGCTTTTGTGTGTGCGGTGCAGCAGGGCTCTTTTTCAGCCGCAGCGAGGCATCTTGGTAAAGCTCAATCTCGAGTGAGTACCGCTATTAACAACCTAGAAGTGGACTTGGGTTTTGAATTGTTTGACCGAAGTGCCCGTTTACCGGTACTGACTGCTGCTGGTGAAGAAATGTATATTGAAGCCCGAGCGGTGCTGGCGCAATGCGAGCGGATGTCCGCGCGGGCGATGACAGTATCCTCCGGGCAGGAGGCGACATTTACGATCGCAATTGATGAGGCAGTGCCGATTACTGCCTTTGAAAGTTTGTTTACGTCGATATCCGTGACACACCCGTTTCTAAAGCTAACGGTTATCAATGGATCACAACAAGATATTGCTCAGTGGGTCGCGACGGAGAAAGCTGACCTCGGGGTGTTGTTTCATCAAGATACCCTGCCTGAGAGTTTGGAGTTCACTTCTATCGGTCAGTTCAAACATGCGTTGATTGTATCGCGAGATCACCCTTTGGCAGGTATTCCGGTACCGAAAGTGACTGATTTGATTCAATACCGGCAGCTGGTTATTCGGGACAGGATGGGAGTGGGGAAAGCGACGCCCATTTCATCTAATTATTGGCATATTGATAGCTACTACCTCATTTCTTCAATGGTTATACGTGGGATCGGCTGGGCCTTGGTGCCAGAGCATGTTGCACAAGAAGAGTGGTATGTAGACGAGCTTGTAGAACTATCAACGGAAGAGATCCCTGAGCCACTAATGGTAGAGATGGGGGTCGTGAAGCGCAGGGATAAGGGCGTAGGTCGAGTGATGGACTGGTTGTATAGCGAAATGGCCCAAATCTTCTAG
- a CDS encoding hypothetical protein (COG3540) — protein sequence MTEESPLTTAHDTSQSLPLILAGPILRKVTPKELTLWFAVSSPLEGIFTLYQQADQKELFSGSLSQGKHVRIGERAWIYQVTYLGEFPADTPLEYQVETQDGVLTELIPDLLYDGESRPAFIIKTQADYVMHGSCRNPHYPSKDSLVAADVKVAGQEIDDRPSLLMMSGDQIYADHVAGSTLDSIQQVIDLLGLYDEDFDKAPVANTKELRCHADNFYGREKLLPQYLEGGEDIIERFPRVASWLRRKSPVFSSRESGNHLITLSEFNAMYLLVWSPELWQLVDSARLEHNLFQWQGNTLEAKWQTLWADEKIQIDQFVKGLPQVRRLMAHIPTYMIFDDHDITDDWNLTVGWEQAAYHNHFSRRIIGNGLISYWLCQGWGNAPESFDETFFSHVESYFEQPTSDSQDSLIDFLYRFEQWHYIINTEPKMLVLDTRTRRWRSESKMNKPSGLMDWEALSELQMSLMNEPAVILVSAAPMFGVKFIESLQRGMTWLGQPLLIDAENWMAHPGSANTLISIFTHTKTPTNFVILSGDVHYSFAYDVKLRFRNSSPNIYQITSSGIKNEFPNALLRVCDFMDRILYSPRSPLNWLTKRKRLKIFKRDPDLPGNHRLINRSAIGEVRLDADGKPVDIAILTAEGERVSFSPIEK from the coding sequence ATGACCGAAGAATCACCGCTAACCACTGCCCATGACACCTCCCAATCGTTGCCGCTTATTCTTGCTGGGCCAATATTGCGTAAGGTAACGCCCAAGGAGCTGACGTTGTGGTTTGCAGTCTCGAGTCCGCTGGAAGGAATTTTTACTTTATATCAGCAAGCAGATCAAAAAGAGCTATTTTCCGGCAGCCTCTCGCAGGGTAAACATGTCCGAATCGGTGAGCGAGCTTGGATATACCAGGTAACGTATTTGGGCGAGTTTCCTGCTGACACCCCATTGGAATACCAAGTTGAAACACAGGACGGCGTACTCACTGAGCTCATTCCAGATCTGCTCTATGACGGGGAATCACGCCCAGCCTTTATCATTAAAACACAAGCCGATTATGTGATGCATGGCTCTTGTCGCAATCCGCATTATCCAAGTAAAGACAGCCTAGTGGCCGCTGATGTTAAAGTTGCAGGGCAAGAAATTGACGATAGGCCGTCATTGCTCATGATGAGCGGTGATCAAATCTATGCCGATCATGTTGCCGGTTCAACACTTGACAGTATTCAGCAGGTTATTGATTTACTGGGGCTCTATGATGAAGATTTCGATAAGGCACCGGTAGCCAATACCAAGGAGCTGCGCTGCCATGCTGATAACTTCTATGGAAGGGAAAAACTGTTACCGCAATACCTGGAAGGAGGGGAAGATATCATTGAGAGATTTCCCCGAGTTGCCAGTTGGTTACGGCGCAAGTCTCCGGTTTTCAGCTCTCGTGAATCTGGCAATCACCTGATCACACTAAGTGAGTTCAACGCTATGTACTTGTTGGTATGGTCTCCAGAGCTGTGGCAGTTGGTCGATAGTGCGAGACTGGAGCACAACCTGTTCCAGTGGCAAGGCAATACACTTGAAGCTAAATGGCAAACGCTTTGGGCTGATGAAAAAATACAGATAGATCAGTTTGTCAAAGGCTTACCGCAAGTCCGCCGCTTGATGGCGCATATTCCAACCTACATGATTTTTGATGATCACGATATTACTGACGACTGGAACCTGACGGTAGGGTGGGAGCAAGCGGCTTACCATAACCACTTTTCTCGGCGGATCATCGGTAACGGCTTGATCAGTTATTGGCTATGTCAGGGGTGGGGCAATGCGCCTGAGAGCTTTGACGAGACGTTTTTTAGTCATGTTGAAAGTTATTTCGAGCAGCCAACCAGCGATAGCCAAGACAGTCTGATTGACTTTCTCTACCGGTTTGAGCAATGGCACTACATCATTAATACAGAACCGAAAATGCTGGTACTCGATACCCGTACCCGCCGCTGGCGTTCTGAGTCCAAGATGAACAAGCCGTCGGGTTTGATGGACTGGGAAGCGCTCAGCGAGCTGCAAATGTCTTTGATGAATGAACCCGCAGTGATTTTGGTTTCTGCTGCGCCGATGTTCGGGGTGAAGTTTATTGAATCCTTGCAGCGTGGCATGACTTGGCTAGGGCAGCCATTGCTTATCGATGCTGAAAACTGGATGGCCCATCCAGGCTCGGCCAATACTTTGATCAGCATTTTCACCCATACCAAAACCCCAACCAATTTTGTGATTTTATCTGGTGATGTGCATTACTCGTTCGCTTATGACGTTAAGCTGCGTTTTCGCAATAGTAGCCCGAATATTTACCAGATCACCTCAAGCGGGATCAAAAACGAATTTCCCAATGCGTTATTGCGTGTCTGTGATTTCATGGACCGTATATTATATAGCCCTCGCTCCCCGCTCAATTGGCTCACCAAGCGAAAGCGTCTTAAAATCTTCAAACGCGATCCGGACTTGCCGGGGAATCACCGCCTGATTAACCGCAGCGCCATCGGTGAAGTTAGGCTGGATGCTGACGGTAAGCCTGTCGATATTGCTATTTTGACTGCCGAAGGAGAGAGGGTGAGTTTTTCGCCAATTGAAAAGTAG
- a CDS encoding putative aldo/keto reductase (COG0667), whose amino-acid sequence MGMEKKRLGHSDLNISRLGLGSWAIGGDIGEWGWGKQPQQDSIDTIHAALDNGINWIDTAPAYGLGNAEKIINKALKQTSSKPYIFTKCGLCWKPGETELFNRISRQSIIKEVEDSLRRLDVEVIDLYQIHWPRPETDIIEAWHTLAELKQQGKIRHLGVSNFSAEQLQQVHTVSPVISNQPGYSLLNRSAEKEVLPWCLEHNVGTIHHSTMASGLLSGAMNKDRFARLSKNDWRHEHHLYQEPTFSRNLEMVEHLKVIAEDKGCNVAELSIAWTQSHPATTGSIIGARSTEQLSGLIKASEITLTEQDHSRINVVFSNKQAETV is encoded by the coding sequence ATGGGAATGGAAAAAAAACGTCTTGGCCACTCTGATTTGAACATTAGCCGACTAGGCCTTGGCAGTTGGGCGATTGGCGGTGATATCGGTGAATGGGGGTGGGGTAAACAACCACAACAAGATTCAATTGATACTATTCATGCTGCGTTGGACAATGGAATAAACTGGATCGATACTGCGCCAGCCTACGGGTTAGGTAATGCAGAAAAAATCATCAACAAAGCACTGAAACAAACAAGCAGTAAGCCTTACATTTTCACTAAATGCGGATTGTGTTGGAAACCTGGAGAGACAGAGTTATTCAACCGGATTTCGAGGCAATCCATCATCAAAGAAGTGGAAGATAGTTTACGGCGGCTAGACGTTGAAGTTATCGACCTTTACCAAATCCATTGGCCTCGCCCTGAAACGGATATCATCGAAGCCTGGCATACGCTAGCTGAGTTGAAGCAACAGGGCAAAATTCGTCATCTCGGGGTGTCAAACTTCTCTGCTGAGCAATTACAACAAGTCCATACTGTTTCACCGGTGATATCAAATCAGCCAGGTTATTCGCTGCTAAATCGTTCTGCTGAAAAAGAGGTGTTACCTTGGTGTCTTGAGCACAACGTAGGAACGATACACCACTCAACAATGGCTTCAGGGCTATTAAGTGGTGCCATGAATAAAGATCGTTTTGCTCGGTTAAGTAAAAACGATTGGCGTCATGAACATCATCTCTACCAAGAGCCGACATTTAGTAGAAACCTCGAGATGGTTGAACACCTAAAAGTCATTGCTGAGGACAAAGGCTGTAATGTAGCAGAACTTAGCATCGCCTGGACGCAGTCACATCCAGCTACAACCGGTTCAATTATTGGTGCGCGCAGTACAGAACAGCTGTCTGGCCTCATCAAGGCCTCAGAAATTACCTTAACAGAACAAGATCACTCAAGGATAAACGTTGTCTTTTCAAACAAACAAGCCGAAACCGTATAG
- a CDS encoding hypothetical protein (COG2353), giving the protein MALTWKKRLVLSSVSAVLVFGAVSAWAGWKLDSTHSSIGFSSVKNDSVMEQHGFRNLSGSISDDGEVSLSIDLTSVDTKIQIRDERMKKELFHTDKYPLTTIAAKVDAKAIGELNAGQTVVQDVDFALDLHGKSEVLKAKVQVTGLDDGGLLVSTIQPVEVKAGTFGLDGGIGKLKEIAELNSILLTVPVNANLVFVAE; this is encoded by the coding sequence ATGGCGTTAACGTGGAAAAAAAGGTTGGTATTGAGTTCTGTTTCAGCGGTACTCGTATTTGGGGCTGTTAGTGCCTGGGCGGGGTGGAAATTGGATAGCACTCACTCCTCGATTGGGTTTTCCTCTGTTAAGAATGACAGTGTGATGGAGCAGCACGGCTTTCGTAATTTGAGTGGGTCTATTTCTGATGATGGTGAAGTATCGCTATCTATTGATTTGACCAGTGTAGATACCAAGATCCAGATCCGTGATGAGCGAATGAAGAAAGAGCTTTTTCATACCGACAAGTATCCATTGACCACTATTGCAGCGAAAGTTGATGCTAAGGCTATCGGCGAACTCAATGCCGGTCAAACTGTCGTACAGGATGTAGACTTCGCGCTGGATCTACACGGCAAGTCAGAAGTTTTGAAGGCAAAAGTGCAGGTAACCGGACTGGATGACGGAGGCTTACTGGTTTCTACCATTCAGCCCGTCGAAGTGAAAGCGGGCACCTTTGGTCTCGATGGTGGGATAGGCAAGCTCAAAGAGATCGCCGAGCTTAATTCGATACTGCTTACCGTACCCGTTAATGCGAATTTGGTGTTTGTAGCCGAATAG
- a CDS encoding ISVch4 transposase, OrfB (COG2801), with protein sequence MSLSPDSALTCKALSMAFESRRRPNGVMFHSDQGCHYTSRKYRQKLWRFQITQSLSRRGNCWDNSPMERFFRSLKSEWIPEIGYRNFSEAKAEITEYIIGYYSQIRPHQYNGGLTANESERRYWQEYKTVANFS encoded by the coding sequence ATGTCATTGTCGCCTGACAGCGCTTTGACATGTAAAGCTCTTTCGATGGCATTCGAATCAAGGAGGCGTCCTAATGGTGTGATGTTTCACTCAGACCAGGGATGTCATTATACAAGCAGAAAATATCGCCAGAAGCTTTGGCGTTTCCAAATAACTCAGAGCCTAAGTCGTCGAGGTAATTGCTGGGATAATAGTCCTATGGAGCGGTTCTTTAGAAGCTTAAAGAGTGAATGGATACCTGAAATAGGCTACAGAAACTTCAGTGAAGCCAAAGCTGAAATTACAGAATACATTATTGGCTATTACAGCCAGATCAGGCCGCATCAGTACAACGGAGGTCTAACAGCAAACGAGTCAGAACGAAGGTACTGGCAAGAATACAAAACTGTGGCCAATTTTAGTTGA
- a CDS encoding putative transposase IS3/IS911 family protein (COG2801): MTSCQHPKHAYKKAEREHLEIPNRLDRQFAVTQPNQVWCGDVTYVWAGNR; this comes from the coding sequence ATGACCAGTTGCCAGCACCCCAAGCACGCTTACAAAAAAGCAGAGCGAGAGCACCTAGAAATTCCCAACAGGCTTGACCGTCAATTTGCAGTAACTCAGCCTAATCAAGTGTGGTGTGGCGATGTGACGTACGTATGGGCTGGTAACAGGTGA
- a CDS encoding putative galactose-1-phosphate uridylyltransferase (COG1085): MCSENHVWERRWHPLLLQWVVYASHRQKRPWNGQKAETLENVAPTYDPCCNLCPGNTRISKIKTPNYSGVYVFDNDHPGLSLNAPTKLEKPHGIYANQPAVGIARVLCYSDQHNTTLTELEPTAFENVVAAWQSQTSALSTIPQVSNVSIFENKGKICGVSNEHPHGQIFGTDFTYTSIEHHLDAAENFNKTHGKVLFQEIINSEQLDGRRIICENEGAISFIPYFARYAFEVYISPKKNYPRIDLMPDSEVSQFTEILRQTLIKLDNLWHMSFPYLMKLHQAPVDNGDYRNFHFHIQIYPPLRTPNLQKHLGAIEIGGQNFHADTSPEQSARVLNETNNTHYKVSLSN; encoded by the coding sequence ATGTGTTCTGAAAATCATGTCTGGGAGCGACGCTGGCATCCACTGCTGCTGCAGTGGGTCGTCTATGCTTCGCATCGTCAAAAACGCCCCTGGAACGGTCAAAAAGCTGAAACGTTAGAGAACGTCGCGCCAACTTACGATCCGTGCTGCAATCTATGTCCGGGAAATACAAGAATAAGTAAAATAAAAACCCCAAACTATAGCGGTGTTTATGTTTTTGATAACGATCACCCGGGTCTAAGCTTAAATGCTCCAACGAAATTAGAAAAACCTCACGGGATATACGCTAATCAACCAGCAGTTGGTATAGCGCGTGTTCTCTGCTATTCGGATCAGCATAATACAACGCTTACCGAATTAGAGCCCACCGCATTCGAAAATGTCGTTGCCGCGTGGCAGTCGCAAACATCTGCATTGAGTACTATCCCACAGGTTAGCAATGTTTCTATTTTCGAGAACAAAGGAAAGATTTGTGGCGTTTCCAATGAGCACCCTCATGGACAAATTTTCGGCACTGATTTCACATACACGAGCATAGAGCATCACCTAGATGCTGCAGAGAATTTCAATAAAACTCATGGCAAGGTATTGTTTCAGGAGATTATTAACTCTGAACAGCTCGATGGCAGAAGGATCATTTGTGAAAATGAAGGTGCCATCTCATTCATTCCATATTTTGCTCGATACGCATTCGAAGTTTATATTTCGCCCAAAAAAAACTATCCAAGAATTGATTTGATGCCTGACAGCGAAGTATCCCAGTTTACTGAGATACTTCGCCAAACGTTGATCAAGTTGGATAATCTATGGCATATGAGCTTCCCCTATTTGATGAAGCTACATCAGGCCCCAGTTGACAATGGTGATTATCGAAACTTTCATTTCCACATTCAAATATATCCACCTTTGAGAACGCCGAATTTGCAAAAACATCTCGGCGCAATCGAAATAGGTGGTCAGAACTTTCATGCAGATACATCTCCAGAGCAGTCAGCACGAGTGTTAAATGAGACAAACAACACTCACTATAAAGTATCTTTATCCAATTAA
- a CDS encoding hypothetical protein (COG0789) — MEIYAKFIGGGPARRGYIDESRRWFFENDSCVIRDLAPYILSPLVTLLGAPGNLKWYRNSYTPVIPVVPSGEVTPKYGSSATGIGTLGEAIVNVSVSYRPYTKDVVSELTLVGSKSQHTFNLEDKVVNGEHPETTCIIALDMVNNAVQSQEFRQQNIEQTFSTLRLIYGAI; from the coding sequence GTGGAGATCTATGCTAAATTCATTGGCGGAGGACCAGCACGACGTGGATATATTGATGAATCAAGACGTTGGTTTTTCGAGAATGATTCCTGCGTTATTAGAGATTTAGCTCCTTATATACTATCTCCATTAGTTACTTTACTTGGTGCACCTGGCAACCTTAAGTGGTATCGGAATTCATATACGCCAGTTATACCTGTAGTGCCTTCAGGTGAAGTAACACCCAAATATGGTTCATCTGCAACGGGCATTGGCACGCTAGGTGAGGCCATTGTAAACGTATCTGTTTCCTACCGGCCATATACGAAAGACGTTGTATCAGAATTAACATTGGTCGGCAGTAAGTCCCAGCATACCTTTAACCTAGAAGATAAAGTGGTAAACGGTGAACATCCAGAAACCACTTGTATTATAGCTTTGGATATGGTCAACAACGCTGTACAGAGTCAAGAGTTTCGTCAACAAAATATTGAGCAAACCTTCTCAACGCTCCGGCTTATATACGGGGCAATTTAA
- a CDS encoding transposase (COG3385), whose protein sequence is MNSPQKQKEENKMRDIQILHDSLREQCPSIHKKRLNSLMDSVKALLNNDALTLTLLGRSLPSKAKTKHCIKRVDRLLGNGHLHRDRLDIYRWHCHQICSVNPQPIVLVDWADIREYKRLMVLRASVAVEGRSVTLFEQSFTFKQYNSPRSHQIFLDNFKAVLPSHVIPIIVTDAGFRNTWFRQVEAMGWCYLGRVRGDVNTFYNKQWHHIKQLFKKANNKPKYIGLTQLAKRKPLLCHLHLFKKETPRKRKDRPRGREHFTAQAVHRKSAKEPWLLATNIPTDIFSSRCIVRIYEKRMQIEETFRDLKSPQYGFGLRQSRTNDPKRLDVLLLIGLLTFMIYWWFGIAAEHAGWHRHFQANTIKKRRVLSFVRLGKEVFRRLEYHITNSTLRWAQQELIMMARSNYHA, encoded by the coding sequence ATGAATTCACCACAAAAACAAAAAGAAGAAAACAAGATGCGTGATATTCAGATACTACACGATTCCCTTAGAGAACAATGCCCTAGCATTCACAAAAAGCGACTCAATTCACTGATGGATTCGGTGAAAGCACTGCTAAATAACGATGCGCTGACCCTAACATTACTTGGCAGATCACTACCTTCTAAAGCAAAAACCAAGCACTGTATAAAACGGGTTGACCGTTTATTGGGAAACGGTCATTTACACCGCGACAGACTTGATATTTATCGCTGGCACTGTCACCAAATATGCTCAGTTAACCCACAGCCGATTGTCCTCGTCGACTGGGCCGATATCCGGGAGTACAAACGCCTCATGGTACTCAGGGCATCCGTTGCCGTAGAGGGACGTTCCGTTACCCTTTTCGAGCAATCCTTTACCTTTAAACAATACAACTCGCCCCGTAGTCACCAAATATTTCTTGATAACTTCAAAGCTGTTTTACCCTCGCATGTCATACCCATTATTGTCACAGATGCCGGTTTCAGGAACACCTGGTTTCGGCAAGTAGAGGCTATGGGTTGGTGCTACCTAGGACGCGTTCGCGGTGATGTAAATACCTTTTATAACAAACAATGGCATCACATTAAGCAACTGTTTAAAAAGGCAAATAATAAACCCAAGTACATTGGATTGACCCAACTGGCAAAACGAAAACCATTACTCTGCCACCTGCATCTCTTCAAAAAAGAAACGCCAAGAAAACGCAAAGACAGACCCAGAGGTCGAGAGCACTTTACAGCACAAGCCGTTCATAGAAAATCAGCAAAAGAACCTTGGCTGCTCGCCACCAACATCCCAACCGACATCTTCTCTTCCCGCTGTATCGTCCGCATCTATGAAAAGCGTATGCAGATTGAAGAGACTTTCCGTGACCTGAAAAGCCCTCAATATGGCTTTGGCCTGCGACAAAGCCGAACCAATGACCCAAAGCGGCTCGATGTCCTGTTGCTAATCGGCCTTCTCACCTTCATGATCTATTGGTGGTTCGGCATTGCTGCCGAACATGCCGGTTGGCACCGCCACTTCCAGGCTAATACGATAAAAAAGAGACGAGTTTTATCCTTCGTCAGACTAGGAAAAGAAGTCTTTCGACGGCTGGAATATCACATTACAAATTCAACATTACGCTGGGCACAACAAGAGTTAATTATGATGGCAAGGAGCAATTATCATGCGTGA
- a CDS encoding putative HAD family hydrolase (COG1011), whose protein sequence is MNNKLPSLKQIDAIFLDAGGVLLKPDHSRIMSLADNLPITEESIDRALYAHGSVGAGLGPGDDDDAFVYEFAIAAGLTKPFTLKHMEELKDIVLFSPWIPREIDVIYDTLTKIKKEVSHIVVVSNTEEGGAKELLRDTGICQVGEGPGIEVSAIVDSGIIGVHKPDPQIYHIAADLVDTPIERCLHIGDSIRNDVNAAKKAGAIPVHFCPYGHCESSEHLHIKSLSEIVE, encoded by the coding sequence ATGAATAACAAGTTACCTTCACTGAAACAAATAGATGCCATTTTTTTGGATGCCGGCGGTGTTTTGCTTAAGCCGGATCACTCAAGAATAATGAGCTTAGCTGACAACCTTCCTATTACAGAAGAAAGTATTGATAGAGCTTTGTACGCTCATGGAAGTGTTGGTGCAGGATTGGGGCCAGGCGATGATGACGATGCTTTTGTCTACGAGTTTGCTATAGCAGCAGGCCTTACCAAACCGTTCACCTTGAAGCACATGGAAGAACTGAAGGACATTGTGCTTTTTTCTCCGTGGATCCCAAGAGAGATCGACGTTATATATGACACGCTCACAAAGATTAAAAAAGAAGTAAGTCATATCGTTGTTGTTTCAAACACTGAAGAAGGGGGGGCGAAAGAGCTATTAAGAGATACTGGCATATGCCAGGTCGGAGAAGGGCCAGGTATCGAAGTTTCCGCGATCGTGGACTCAGGTATTATAGGTGTACACAAGCCGGATCCTCAAATTTACCACATTGCAGCTGATTTAGTTGATACACCTATTGAACGTTGTTTACATATTGGTGACTCAATAAGAAATGACGTAAATGCCGCTAAGAAAGCAGGAGCGATACCCGTTCATTTCTGCCCTTACGGCCACTGCGAATCTAGCGAGCACTTACACATTAAATCTCTATCTGAAATAGTAGAATAA